One genomic region from Alkalidesulfovibrio alkalitolerans DSM 16529 encodes:
- a CDS encoding polyprenyl synthetase family protein, translating to MTTLKEDLAREAARVEFWLAGCLDGRGIPPRLREAMDYSLRAGGKRLRPVLCLAFAGLCGGDEEAAMPCAGAFELIHTYSLIHDDLPAMDDDDLRRGKPSNHKVFGEATAILAGDGLLTEAFACMAEAAPAIPAGRVVEAMRLLAVAAGAGGMVGGQDLDMAYTGAPDVTLEKLAAMHAMKTGALIRAACECGAVLAGADDDRRARARDFGIHVGAAFQIVDDVLDVVGDEKEIGKPVGSDQEMGKHTYPSLVGLDESRRMAGERIAMALDRLSVFEGPRADFLRNLARYILERAQ from the coding sequence GTGACGACGCTTAAGGAAGATCTGGCCCGTGAGGCCGCACGCGTCGAGTTCTGGCTTGCCGGGTGTCTCGATGGACGGGGAATCCCGCCGCGCTTGCGCGAGGCCATGGATTACAGCCTGCGCGCCGGTGGCAAGCGGCTTCGGCCCGTACTCTGTCTTGCTTTCGCCGGGCTTTGCGGCGGTGACGAAGAAGCCGCGATGCCCTGTGCCGGGGCATTCGAACTCATCCATACCTATTCTCTGATTCACGACGATCTGCCCGCCATGGACGACGATGATCTCAGGCGCGGCAAGCCTTCGAACCACAAGGTCTTCGGGGAGGCTACGGCCATACTCGCGGGCGACGGCCTGCTGACCGAGGCCTTCGCCTGCATGGCCGAGGCCGCGCCCGCCATTCCTGCCGGGCGCGTGGTCGAGGCGATGCGGCTTCTGGCCGTGGCCGCAGGTGCGGGCGGCATGGTCGGCGGCCAGGATCTGGACATGGCCTACACCGGCGCACCGGACGTGACGCTCGAAAAACTCGCTGCCATGCACGCCATGAAGACCGGCGCGTTGATCCGGGCGGCCTGCGAATGCGGCGCGGTGCTGGCCGGAGCCGACGACGATCGGCGAGCCAGGGCCCGCGATTTCGGCATCCATGTGGGCGCGGCCTTCCAGATCGTGGACGACGTCCTGGACGTAGTGGGTGACGAGAAGGAGATCGGCAAGCCTGTTGGCAGCGACCAGGAGATGGGCAAGCACACCTATCCGAGCTTGGTGGGTCTCGACGAGAGCCGCCGCATGGCCGGGGAACGGATCGCCATGGCCCTTGACCGCCTTTCCGTCTTCGAGGGGCCGCGCGCGGATTTTCTGCGTAATCTGGCCCGCTACATACTGGAGCGTGCGCAATGA
- a CDS encoding M23 family metallopeptidase — MLFWLALVPAVWAAPVLHAPAEVGVGQPFLVALESSGELSEVRFVWFGREISVRPMHRDGAWRAEALLGTDVGQDEPGERQVVARAMANGREVSTRASVRVTAVAYPEQHLSLPPAMVTPPAEVLERIARDREEARAALATMTGERLWRLPLLRPVPGDVSSAYGLRRVLNDKPRAPHRGVDFRGPEGQGVAAVADGRVVLAADQYYAGKSLFLDHGQGVVSVYFHLSEIIARPGQFVSAGEIVGLVGATGRVTGPHLHFGLALQGRYVDPMSLLGAVGE; from the coding sequence ATGTTGTTCTGGCTCGCGCTGGTTCCGGCCGTCTGGGCCGCGCCTGTGCTGCATGCCCCGGCCGAGGTCGGCGTGGGCCAGCCCTTCCTTGTCGCGCTCGAATCGTCCGGGGAGTTGTCCGAAGTCCGTTTCGTCTGGTTCGGACGCGAGATATCTGTCCGGCCCATGCACCGCGATGGAGCATGGCGGGCCGAGGCGCTCCTGGGCACGGACGTGGGGCAGGACGAGCCTGGAGAACGGCAGGTGGTCGCGAGGGCGATGGCGAACGGCCGGGAGGTCTCGACTCGCGCGTCTGTTCGAGTGACGGCGGTGGCCTATCCGGAGCAACACCTTTCGCTTCCTCCGGCCATGGTCACGCCGCCCGCCGAAGTCCTGGAGCGCATCGCCAGAGATCGCGAGGAAGCCAGGGCCGCCCTGGCGACCATGACCGGCGAACGGCTGTGGCGGCTGCCGCTGCTGCGCCCCGTGCCCGGCGACGTGAGCAGCGCCTACGGACTTCGTCGCGTTTTGAACGATAAGCCGCGCGCCCCGCACAGGGGAGTGGACTTTCGCGGCCCCGAGGGCCAAGGTGTTGCCGCCGTGGCCGATGGCCGGGTTGTGCTCGCGGCGGACCAATATTACGCCGGAAAAAGCCTGTTTCTCGACCATGGGCAGGGCGTGGTGAGCGTGTATTTTCATCTTTCGGAGATCATCGCCCGGCCAGGACAGTTCGTTTCGGCCGGAGAGATCGTGGGCCTCGTCGGGGCCACGGGCCGGGTCACCGGTCCGCATCTGCATTTCGGTTTGGCCCTACAGGGCCGATACGTCGATCCCATGTCCCTGCTTGGGGCCGTGGGCGAATAG
- the xseB gene encoding exodeoxyribonuclease VII small subunit, translating to MSEGKDRFEDRMQRLSAIVETLEKGELPLEEGVALFKEGLLLAKGCREQLETARNEVSVYQEGLLREFSIQGADESGAGEGGRDDA from the coding sequence ATGAGCGAGGGAAAGGATCGTTTCGAGGACCGCATGCAGCGGCTTTCCGCCATTGTGGAGACGCTGGAAAAGGGAGAGTTGCCTCTTGAAGAGGGGGTGGCCCTGTTCAAGGAAGGGCTGCTGCTGGCCAAGGGCTGCCGGGAACAGCTTGAAACGGCCAGAAACGAGGTCTCCGTCTATCAGGAAGGGCTGCTGCGCGAGTTTTCGATCCAGGGAGCCGACGAATCGGGTGCCGGGGAGGGCGGACGTGACGACGCTTAA